From Pseudonocardia autotrophica, one genomic window encodes:
- a CDS encoding SDR family NAD(P)-dependent oxidoreductase yields the protein MTPVLEGRVALVTGACGGLGRAISARLRAAGARVALSDLDKSALDSAVHELGSGDDVAPFALDLTDDARAEALPDRVRDRFGRLDVLVNNAGTRQVAPILELTPTQWRGTLDIDLTAPFVLSRAAIPGMIDQGHGKIVNIASMAGHIAFGDRAAYCAAKAGVIMLTRTIAYEFGSRGIWCNAIAPGVVETPLTSEYFRSDEMTRTIRTNAPMGRWGQADEIAGPVLFLSGPDSDYVNGTTLFADGGWTAGKGY from the coding sequence ATGACACCGGTACTCGAGGGACGCGTCGCGCTGGTGACCGGCGCCTGCGGTGGACTGGGGCGCGCGATCTCCGCGCGCCTGCGCGCCGCCGGAGCGCGTGTCGCACTGTCCGACCTCGACAAGAGCGCGCTCGACTCCGCCGTCCACGAGCTGGGGAGCGGTGACGACGTGGCCCCCTTCGCACTCGACCTCACCGACGACGCCCGAGCCGAGGCGCTGCCCGACCGGGTCCGGGACAGGTTCGGCCGCCTCGACGTCCTGGTGAACAACGCCGGGACCAGACAGGTCGCGCCGATCCTGGAGCTGACGCCCACGCAGTGGCGAGGAACCCTGGACATCGACCTCACCGCACCGTTCGTGCTCTCCCGCGCCGCGATCCCGGGCATGATCGACCAGGGCCACGGGAAGATCGTCAACATCGCGTCGATGGCCGGACACATCGCCTTCGGCGACCGGGCCGCCTACTGCGCGGCGAAAGCCGGCGTGATCATGCTGACCCGGACGATCGCCTACGAGTTCGGCTCTCGCGGCATCTGGTGCAACGCGATCGCACCCGGCGTCGTGGAGACCCCGCTGACCAGCGAGTACTTCCGGTCGGACGAGATGACCCGCACGATCCGCACGAACGCCCCGATGGGCAGGTGGGGCCAGGCCGACGAGATCGCGGGCCCTGTCCTGTTCCTGAGCGGCCCCGACTCGGACTACGTCAACGGGACCACCCTCTTCGCCGACGGCGGCTGGACCGCCGGCAAGGGCTACTGA
- a CDS encoding TetR/AcrR family transcriptional regulator, which translates to MPRKAPERSYDPVETRRVLLDAALNLFAEKGFSRASMQDVVQRAGVTKGAFYHHFATKEDVLHIIHDEFIDRALESQEAALAGYDSPTEQLAHMAYSTTRICIEYQKHVMVFFRELHVLDGEVRSAILDKRRRSTAIFKDVVRRGVAGGDFDEGIDPDVAALGMLGMWIWPYQWYGEGGSRTPDEIARQLASMSLQSVGAKVTAAAVL; encoded by the coding sequence GTGCCCCGCAAGGCCCCCGAGCGCAGCTACGACCCCGTCGAGACGCGACGCGTTCTACTCGACGCCGCGCTGAACCTCTTCGCCGAGAAGGGGTTCAGCCGCGCCTCGATGCAGGACGTCGTGCAGCGGGCCGGGGTGACCAAGGGGGCCTTCTACCACCACTTCGCCACCAAGGAGGACGTCCTCCACATCATCCACGACGAGTTCATCGACCGGGCACTGGAATCTCAGGAGGCCGCTCTCGCCGGCTACGACTCCCCCACGGAGCAGCTGGCGCACATGGCGTACTCGACCACCCGCATCTGCATCGAGTACCAGAAGCACGTGATGGTGTTCTTCCGCGAGCTCCACGTCCTCGACGGCGAGGTCCGATCGGCGATCCTGGACAAGCGCCGCCGCTCGACCGCGATCTTCAAGGACGTGGTCCGCCGCGGAGTGGCCGGCGGCGACTTCGACGAGGGGATCGACCCCGACGTCGCAGCGCTGGGCATGCTCGGCATGTGGATCTGGCCCTACCAGTGGTACGGCGAGGGCGGGTCCCGCACCCCGGACGAGATCGCCCGCCAGCTCGCATCGATGTCGTTGCAGAGCGTCGGCGCGAAGGTGACCGCGGCGGCCGTCCTCTGA